The Parashewanella spongiae genome has a window encoding:
- a CDS encoding acetyl-CoA C-acyltransferase, with the protein MSSELLDQDIVIVAAKRTPMGGFQGALSSVPSPTLGSSAIKAVMVDAGISGQKVDEVLMGCVLPAGLGQAPARQATLSAGLPLSVGATTLNKVCGSGMKTVMLAHDLIKAGSAKVVIAGGMESMSGAPYLLDKARGGMRMGHGKVLDHMFLDGLEDAYKGGAMGTFAQKTADEYGITREKMDEFALKSLERATMAIETGAFKNEISAVTVTSRRGDTIVDTDEQPGNARPEKIPTLRPAFAKDGTITAANSSSISDGAAAVMLMTRAEAKSHDLSVLATIRGHATHSQEPALFTTAPVGAMMNLLNRVGWCKDSVDLYEINEAFAMVTMLATSELGLDSEKVNVNGGACALGHPIGCSGTRILVSLIHALKNRGLKRGVASLCIGGGEATAMAIEIE; encoded by the coding sequence ATGAGCTCAGAATTATTAGATCAGGATATTGTAATTGTTGCCGCAAAGCGTACCCCAATGGGGGGCTTTCAAGGGGCATTATCTAGTGTGCCGTCCCCAACTCTTGGATCTTCAGCGATTAAAGCTGTAATGGTAGATGCTGGTATTTCAGGCCAAAAAGTTGATGAAGTTCTGATGGGTTGTGTACTACCAGCCGGGCTTGGTCAAGCACCAGCACGTCAAGCTACTCTAAGTGCTGGGTTACCTTTGTCTGTCGGTGCGACAACACTTAATAAAGTGTGCGGCTCTGGCATGAAAACTGTGATGCTTGCACATGACTTAATTAAAGCGGGTAGCGCAAAAGTTGTAATAGCTGGTGGCATGGAAAGCATGAGCGGTGCGCCGTACTTATTAGATAAAGCCCGTGGTGGTATGCGGATGGGGCATGGAAAAGTGTTGGATCACATGTTTCTTGATGGCCTTGAAGATGCCTATAAAGGTGGAGCAATGGGGACCTTTGCTCAAAAAACTGCCGATGAATACGGTATTACTCGTGAAAAAATGGATGAGTTTGCTCTAAAGTCGCTTGAGCGAGCAACGATGGCCATCGAAACTGGCGCATTTAAAAATGAAATTTCAGCGGTAACAGTAACTAGTCGCCGTGGCGATACAATTGTGGATACGGATGAACAGCCAGGTAATGCTCGACCTGAAAAAATTCCAACATTACGTCCAGCATTCGCTAAGGACGGCACCATCACAGCAGCAAATTCAAGTTCAATTTCTGACGGCGCTGCAGCGGTTATGTTGATGACACGAGCTGAAGCAAAAAGTCATGACTTATCTGTTTTAGCCACTATTCGTGGTCATGCTACTCACTCGCAAGAGCCTGCACTATTTACTACTGCCCCTGTTGGCGCGATGATGAACTTATTAAACCGTGTAGGTTGGTGTAAAGATTCTGTAGATTTATATGAAATTAACGAAGCCTTCGCAATGGTGACGATGTTAGCCACTTCTGAGTTAGGTTTAGATTCTGAAAAAGTTAATGTAAATGGTGGCGCATGTGCCTTAGGTCACCCAATTGGTTGTTCTGGTACTCGTATTTTGGTTTCTCTCATTCATGCACTCAAAAACCGTGGTTTGAAGCGTGGTGTGGCATCTCTGTGTATCGGTGGTGGCGAAGCTACAGCGATGGCAATCGAAATTGAATAA
- a CDS encoding peroxiredoxin: MGVLVGRKAPNFTAAAVLANGEIVDSFNLFDAIKGKPAVIFFYPLDFTFVCPSELIAFDHRMEEFTKRGVEVIGVSIDSQFTHNAWRNTPVNEGGIGPVKYTLVADVKHDICKEYDVEHPEAGVAFRGSFLVDKEGTVRHQVVNDLPLGRNVDDMLRMIDALQFHEEHGEVCPAGWQKGEKGMDANPEGVASYLAENADTL; encoded by the coding sequence ATGGGCGTATTAGTAGGCCGCAAGGCCCCTAACTTTACTGCTGCAGCTGTTCTTGCTAATGGTGAAATTGTTGATAGTTTTAACTTGTTTGATGCCATTAAAGGCAAGCCAGCGGTTATCTTTTTCTATCCACTAGATTTTACTTTCGTGTGTCCATCAGAGCTAATCGCTTTTGATCACAGAATGGAAGAGTTTACAAAGCGTGGTGTTGAAGTCATTGGTGTTTCAATTGACTCTCAGTTTACACACAATGCATGGCGTAATACTCCAGTAAACGAAGGCGGCATTGGTCCAGTTAAGTACACTTTGGTTGCTGATGTTAAACACGATATCTGTAAAGAATATGATGTTGAGCACCCAGAAGCTGGTGTTGCTTTCCGTGGTTCATTCTTGGTAGATAAAGAAGGAACAGTTCGCCATCAAGTAGTTAATGATCTACCGCTTGGTCGTAATGTTGACGATATGCTTCGCATGATCGATGCACTTCAATTCCATGAAGAGCATGGTGAAGTTTGTCCTGCTGGCTGGCAAAAAGGCGAGAAAGGTATGGATGCTAACCCAGAAGGTGTAGCAAGTTACCTAGCCGAGAATGCTGACACTTTGTAA
- a CDS encoding Na+/H+ antiporter family protein, translated as MNAVVVAVCLMMLLSLFRVSVVISLTVSSLVAGLLSGMDITSTIDAFNSGLGGGAKIALAYALLGAFAVALSHSGITDWLSQSIISKLGQSPTSSNVLVVKWLMLFAILAMAVSSQNLLPIHIAFIPIMIPPLLGLMTQFKIDRRLVACILTFGLVTTYMILPVGFGGIFLEDILLHNLNINGLNAVREQVPTAMLIPALGMIFGLLIAILFSYRKPRNYRNDEQVELVKLKQIDKRKIIVAIIATVTTLFVQIYTDSMIFGALVGFIVFSLSGVLKDVTDQDIFTQGVRMMANIGFIMITAAGFAAVIKQTGEISTLVDSINLLIGDNKPLSALLMLIVGLLITMGIGSSFSTIPIIAAIYVPLAMQFGFSIPATIALVGTAAALGDAGSPASDSTLGPTAGLNADGQHDHMRDSVIPTFIHYNIPLVIFGWIAAVTL; from the coding sequence ATGAATGCTGTTGTAGTTGCAGTCTGCTTAATGATGTTATTAAGCTTGTTTAGGGTTAGTGTTGTCATTTCTCTGACTGTCAGTAGTTTAGTGGCTGGTTTATTGTCTGGAATGGATATTACTTCTACTATCGATGCATTCAATAGCGGCTTAGGTGGTGGAGCTAAAATAGCCCTTGCCTATGCTTTGCTCGGCGCTTTTGCCGTAGCCTTATCCCATTCTGGAATAACTGATTGGTTGTCTCAATCCATTATATCTAAGTTAGGCCAATCTCCCACAAGTTCCAATGTTCTTGTTGTCAAATGGCTCATGTTGTTTGCCATTCTTGCTATGGCTGTCAGTTCACAGAACCTACTTCCGATCCATATCGCCTTTATTCCGATTATGATCCCCCCACTTTTAGGTTTGATGACTCAATTTAAGATAGATAGACGATTAGTAGCTTGCATCCTCACTTTCGGCCTTGTCACCACTTATATGATCCTACCCGTTGGCTTTGGCGGGATATTCCTTGAAGATATTTTGCTACACAATTTAAATATAAATGGTTTAAATGCGGTAAGAGAGCAAGTTCCCACTGCCATGTTGATTCCAGCTTTAGGTATGATATTTGGTTTATTGATTGCTATTTTATTCAGTTATCGTAAACCACGTAATTATCGTAATGACGAGCAAGTTGAACTCGTTAAATTAAAACAAATCGATAAACGAAAAATTATCGTCGCAATAATAGCAACTGTAACCACTTTATTTGTGCAAATTTATACTGACTCGATGATATTTGGTGCTTTGGTTGGTTTCATTGTCTTCAGCCTATCGGGAGTTTTAAAAGATGTAACAGATCAAGACATCTTTACGCAAGGCGTTAGAATGATGGCGAATATAGGCTTTATCATGATTACCGCTGCAGGTTTTGCCGCCGTTATTAAACAAACGGGCGAAATATCCACTTTAGTAGACTCGATTAATTTACTTATTGGTGACAACAAACCTCTTAGTGCACTATTGATGCTTATCGTAGGGCTACTCATTACCATGGGCATTGGTTCATCCTTTTCAACAATTCCCATTATCGCAGCTATTTATGTGCCACTCGCTATGCAATTCGGTTTTTCCATCCCCGCCACCATTGCGCTCGTTGGCACCGCAGCGGCATTAGGAGATGCAGGTTCACCAGCTTCAGACTCAACACTAGGCCCCACTGCAGGACTTAATGCCGATGGCCAACATGATCATATGCGAGACAGCGTTATTCCAACCTTTATCCATTACAATATACCCCTTGTAATCTTTGGTTGGATTGCGGCTGTGACGTTATAA
- a CDS encoding low molecular weight protein-tyrosine-phosphatase, whose translation MNQLKIQSILFVCMGNICRSPTAEAIFRKKLSVAGIKDIRLESAGTLGFHQGSLPDFRSRKVGESRGVSFDGITARKVVAADFEKFDLILAADESNIKELMLVCPNQYQHKIHLILSYCGLDVTEVPDPYYGGDDGFDYVFELVEQSADNFIAELN comes from the coding sequence ATGAACCAATTAAAAATTCAATCAATTCTTTTTGTTTGTATGGGCAATATTTGTCGTTCACCGACTGCTGAAGCTATTTTTAGAAAAAAGCTTAGCGTTGCTGGGATAAAAGACATTAGGTTAGAAAGTGCAGGAACATTGGGCTTTCATCAAGGAAGTTTGCCCGACTTTAGATCGAGAAAAGTGGGGGAAAGCAGAGGCGTTTCTTTTGATGGAATCACCGCGCGCAAAGTCGTAGCCGCTGATTTTGAAAAGTTTGATTTAATACTGGCGGCTGACGAAAGTAACATAAAAGAGCTTATGTTGGTGTGCCCGAATCAGTATCAGCACAAGATTCACCTAATTTTATCTTATTGCGGATTAGACGTTACAGAAGTGCCCGACCCATATTATGGCGGAGACGATGGTTTTGATTATGTGTTTGAGCTAGTAGAACAGAGTGCTGATAACTTTATAGCAGAATTGAATTAA
- the pdsO gene encoding sortase-associated OmpA-like protein PdsO — protein MKKSLITTVVIGSLLASNISFAAASNQEVEPHGEQEQLIGFGSGLIIGALVGGPVGAVIGAFTGGVVGKSVADDTKLDSQQVKINEQEMRIARLASKSEKYDDLAHRYSLSQQKLNQLSQADKIKLDELALGMNVQFRTGSSKIEPIFEKQLNEVAEIMKISTAMKLDLSGYADRTGKSQFNQELSEKRMSAVLNYLVERGIEQSRFITQAYGDTAPLTAESSLENNFFDRRVTLKLVPSSVEGVMAKN, from the coding sequence ATGAAAAAGTCACTTATCACAACGGTTGTAATCGGCAGTTTACTTGCATCAAACATAAGCTTTGCTGCAGCATCAAATCAAGAAGTTGAACCACATGGTGAGCAAGAACAACTTATTGGTTTTGGATCTGGCTTAATCATTGGCGCTTTAGTTGGTGGACCAGTTGGAGCTGTAATCGGAGCCTTCACTGGTGGCGTTGTCGGTAAAAGTGTTGCTGATGATACCAAGCTAGATAGCCAACAGGTAAAAATTAACGAACAAGAAATGAGAATTGCACGCTTAGCCAGTAAAAGTGAAAAATATGACGATTTAGCGCATCGTTATAGTCTTAGCCAGCAAAAACTCAATCAATTGAGCCAAGCTGATAAAATAAAACTAGATGAATTGGCATTAGGCATGAATGTGCAATTTAGAACTGGATCATCAAAAATTGAACCGATTTTCGAAAAGCAGTTAAATGAAGTTGCAGAAATAATGAAGATCTCAACAGCGATGAAACTGGACTTATCAGGCTATGCCGATCGAACGGGGAAAAGCCAGTTTAATCAAGAGCTATCTGAAAAGCGTATGTCAGCCGTATTAAATTATTTAGTTGAAAGAGGCATTGAACAGAGCAGATTTATTACTCAGGCCTATGGTGACACAGCCCCATTAACTGCAGAGTCATCTTTGGAAAATAACTTTTTTGATAGACGAGTAACATTAAAGCTTGTACCAAGCAGTGTTGAAGGGGTTATGGCTAAAAATTAA